In Chryseobacterium lactis, a single genomic region encodes these proteins:
- a CDS encoding DUF6263 family protein, protein MKNIAALALISSIALVSCKKETAKITKVDPKTGKTVTVEVPADSVAKVAENPAIRDSAGIVKQTFKLEKGKTYPLTTYQRDVKTMTDPQGKSITATSESTDEMNFTVDDIKGNVYDMTLNLVAKRSSQSAQGKTVVVDTKQPLPKEDELKMIWNINRALTGNKLNMKMDTKGNVISITGFDAVYTKVSTAVGTLIKDANEKASVVASLKGSFNEKVLKDQFNKNLTIIPKKGVKVGEKWTTSENADATGSVKVTSNYVLKSLGNGTAEIAVTGGIPKKTEKKAQGPITHSLSSELVQNGTIKFDESTGWITNQNINVVTTQIESISDGKQSQSMKSVSKSSVMVNPSAK, encoded by the coding sequence ATGAAAAACATAGCAGCATTAGCGCTTATCTCATCTATAGCTCTTGTATCTTGTAAAAAAGAAACGGCAAAAATCACGAAAGTAGATCCTAAAACAGGAAAAACAGTTACGGTGGAAGTTCCTGCTGATTCTGTAGCAAAAGTTGCAGAAAATCCGGCAATCAGAGACTCTGCAGGGATTGTGAAACAAACTTTTAAACTTGAAAAAGGAAAAACATATCCTCTTACCACTTACCAGAGAGATGTGAAAACAATGACAGATCCTCAGGGAAAATCTATTACCGCTACCAGCGAATCTACAGATGAAATGAACTTCACCGTAGATGATATCAAAGGAAACGTATATGATATGACCCTTAATCTTGTTGCAAAAAGAAGTTCTCAGTCTGCACAGGGAAAAACGGTTGTGGTAGATACAAAACAACCTCTTCCTAAAGAAGATGAGCTTAAAATGATCTGGAATATCAACAGAGCACTTACCGGCAATAAGCTTAACATGAAAATGGATACAAAAGGAAATGTAATCTCCATCACAGGTTTTGATGCAGTTTATACCAAAGTATCTACAGCTGTAGGAACGCTTATTAAAGATGCGAACGAGAAAGCCAGTGTGGTAGCAAGTCTTAAGGGATCTTTCAATGAAAAAGTATTAAAAGATCAGTTTAATAAAAATCTAACGATTATTCCTAAAAAAGGAGTAAAAGTAGGTGAAAAATGGACAACTTCTGAAAACGCAGATGCAACCGGAAGCGTTAAAGTTACTTCAAACTATGTTTTGAAAAGTCTTGGTAACGGAACTGCAGAAATTGCTGTAACAGGAGGTATTCCTAAGAAAACAGAGAAGAAAGCTCAGGGACCTATTACGCACAGTCTGAGCAGTGAGCTAGTTCAGAACGGAACGATCAAGTTTGACGAAAGCACAGGATGGATTACCAACCAGAACATCAATGTAGTTACTACACAGATAGAAAGCATTTCAGACGGAAAACAATCTCAGTCTATGAAAAGTGTTTCAAAATCTTCTGTAATGGTAAACCCTTCTGCTAAATAA